Proteins encoded together in one Papaver somniferum cultivar HN1 unplaced genomic scaffold, ASM357369v1 unplaced-scaffold_21, whole genome shotgun sequence window:
- the LOC113340292 gene encoding vegetative cell wall protein gp1-like, with translation MERNFSSSAGFFLLVIVCFSALFEISSTEAFCENAETQDVYNAADCTACQNTCLRVCAAKGSSYTTQQCTPKTGTATYATCKCCCSPTPFSPPPPPPSPPPPPPSPPPPSPPPSPPPPSPPPPPPSPPPPSAACETAPVEVYNAPDCATCTTTCSRVCMAGGTSLIGEACAPQTNTTGVSCQCCCSSPPSPPPSPPSPPSPSPPSPPPSPSPPSPPPPSPPSPPSPCPPPAPGCGCGCGSGCGCCNTDINIQISIKSGGNAQVTKTSSSSSVGRNVKVSTPSSSPSYGGTYDEL, from the exons ATGGAGCGCAATTTTTCATCATCTGCTGGTTTTTTTCTGCTTGTAATCGTTTGTTTCTCAGCACTGTTTG AGATATCATCAACGGAAGCTTTTTGTGAAAATGCGGAAACACAAGATGTGTACAATGCCGCTGATTGCACAGCTTGCCAAAATACATGTCTAAGAGTATGCGCGGCCAAAGGAAGTTCATATACTACACAACAGTGCACACCTAAAACCGGCACTGCAACATACGCAACATGCAAGTGTTGTTGTTCACCTACACCATTctctccaccaccacctccaccttccCCTCCGCCTCCGcctccatcaccacctccaccttcacctccaccatcaccacctccaccttCCCCTCCACCTCCACccccatcaccacctccaccttCGGCTGCTTGTGAGACTGCTCCAGTGGAAGTGTACAATGCCCCTGATTGCGCCACTTGCACAACAACCTGCAGTAGAGTATGTATGGCCGGAGGAACTTCACTTATTGGAGAAGCATGTGCGCCTCAAACCAATACTACAGGAGTATCATGCCAGTGTTGTTGTTCAAGTCCACCATCACCCCCACCATCACCTCCTTCACCTCCATCACCATCTCCACCTTCCCCACCTCCATCACCATCTCCACCTTCCCCACCTCCTCCATCCCCACCATCTCCTCCAAGTCCATGCCCACCACCAGCACCAGGCTGTGGATGCGGCTGCGGATCTGGATGTGGATGTTGTAACACGGATATTAACATCCAGATATCGATAAAATCAGGTGGTAATGCCCAAGTAACAAAAACCTCGTCATCGTCCTCTGTTGGTCGTAATGTCAAAGTATCAACACCATCGTCATCACCTTCTTACGGTGGTACTTATGATGAATTGTAA